tctccatcagacagtcagtgttgtgatgcactcaacagtcaaatagatgacccgtggtctccatcagacagtcagtgttgtgatgcactcaacagtcaaatagatgacccgtggtctccatcagacagtcagtgttgtgatgcactcaacatTCTGGAAAGAGGCCatcaggtggggggtgggggcgaggGTGAACAGACAGAGAGCGTCATCAATCAGAGTAATGAGGGTCAATCCACATCTATggggataaacaacacaaatagtgcGGCTGTTAATGTTCCAGCACCTTGCACTAGTGATGACATGCATGTCACAAACCGTGAAAGATTTAATAATGTTGAGATTCGCTCTTTCCTTCGCTTTCCACCACCATCTGCAATTCCCAATTTTcgtgaattttatttgaatgtcacaaatggTTTTCGCGATAGGATTTCAAGCATGATTCACAGAGCTGATGTCCAGCCAAATGACGTTATCCAAGTTAATCTGCGTGCTGATCGTTTGCAAGACGATGTCTCAATGAGCGtgcgttatggagaggggacagTGTCACAATTACAGGAACTTTTAGACAGATTAGTCCAGAGTAATATGTCTGTTTTCACCGATGGATCGCTTGAgctaattgtcaattttgtgaAGGCTCCGcggggagggggtaagagacgaattgaatcatgtcttgcgagcgaaattgtaaagaaaaaagcacgacatttatttgtactcCCCAATCCCgatcaaacatgttttgctgtaaatctgGCATTACTGACAAATCCGAAGTTGACGATGATGGAAGCCATAAAGGCAGGCTGGGACATCCATACCAGAGCAGGTCTGACTGCTGATACAATGGTCACATTCGATGATGTTGTCAAATTTGAGGAGCTGTTAGCGTGTAAAATTGTTATCTTTTACCAAACGTctgacagagaaaaaaacaacaacctggttACATTTCAAACAGGAACACCCGAACGAGACACAATACGCTATCTGCTTTtacacaataatcatttttacgggataaataatattaagggatttctaggtgtgaagtttttctgtaaacattgtcacacagggtatcagtgtcaatataagcatttctgtgaaaaaagctgcaacatctgttgcacagattgtaaacagggtCCAATTCAAAAAACCTACTGTGCTGATTGCAATCGATTCTGTACAAATAGACAATGCTACGAACGACATCGCGAGAAAAAATGGCATCCGAAAATCAAAAAGATGGCCAGCATGTGTCAGACCAATAAAACATGTCCTAGATGTAAATCATTGTACTACACATCTATCAGAGATCCTAAAGAGCATACTTGTGCTATCAAGATGTGCACAATTTgtaaacaacctaaaacaacATTGTCGTCTCGTAACAATGAGTTAGAGCAGACATCAGCTAATAACTCTATGATTGAAAGCGGCGAAGATAAACATGTCTGTTACATGCGTACAAAACCAATCAAatctgaaaaagaaatacatgaaaaaaagattgtattttttgattttgagaCTTCTCAAACCACTGGAACCCATCTTCCGGTGCTTGTGGTGGCTCAGTCACTTAATGGTGAGCGCCGTGTCTGGAAGGGGCattcatgcgctttaaaatttcttctccatttccgacagaaaaaacataaacagacaactttcatttcccattttggcaaaggttttgatcatcatatcatcttgaATGCTTATGTAACTCAAGGTTTGTCACCGTCTGTGATAGCACAAGGGAGTAAAATAATCCTGATCCTGGATAATGACTTTCAACTTAAATTTATTGACTCGTTCTCATTTATTCCTATCCCACTCAGAGACTTTTCCAAGGCGTTGGGATGTAAGACACAGCTTAAAAAAGGCTACTTCCCACACAGATTTaccgatctttcaaaaaatggctaTAGAGGAAGCTATCCACCGGCCGAGATGTACTCACCTGACGAAATGAGTCCAAAACAAAGAGAGGATTTCCTTAACTGGTATCAGACTGTCAAAGATCAAGAGTTTGACTATGATGCAGAGTTAGTATCTTACTGTGAAAACGATGTTGAAATCTTAGCCGAGGGTGCAAGCAATTTccgtaatgaattcataaaaacaacagactgtgatccttttgacagtgtgaccattgcttcagcagctttgaatgtctttcaaacaaaatttttaaaacccaatacaatcgcgattccctgtcctaacaattacaaaacaaacagcaaggctttctcacatgcgtctatacagtggcttgagtatgaggccttctcacgggggatttcaataagacatgctttgaacggaggtgaagttaaatttgggcgttattcagttgatggatatggagagttaaatggagggaaagttgtctttgaatttctaggctgttattttcatggctgtccaaagtgttaTATGGGAAGTGATGTTTCTCCATTGTCAAAGACTTGTTTTAGTGAGGTGTACTCTGAGACTTTGAAAAGGCTGGATCGATTACAAAACGATTACAAGGTGCAAACTGTGGTGATCAAGTGGGAACACGAATGGagtgtacagaaaaaaacagacccgAATGTTAAATCTTTCTTAGAGAGGTTTCAAGAACCAATTCCGTTAGATCCCAGAGCAGCCTTATATGGAGGCCGTACGGCTGCTATCCGTCTCCGCCATGTTGTCAGCCCAGGTGAGCGTGTAAATTACGTTGATTTCACATCGTTGTATCCGtttgtaaatgcacattttcactaCCCATTAGGGCATCCGAAAATAATTCGAAAGGATTTTGACAGCATTGAAAATTACTTTGGATTAATACATGCTAAAGTTTACCCTCCACGTCAACTGTTTTTCCCTGTACTGCCTATTAGAAACGACAAAGGGAAATTAATTTTCACACTGTGTCGATTATGTGCACTCGTGAACAATCAAACTACTGACTGTACACACAATGATGAAGAACGGGCCCTCCAAGGGGTGTGGGTAACGATAGAAGTAATCGAGGCAGTGCGAAAGGGGTATTTTCTGGCTGAAATTTACGAAATATGGAACTTCGAAGAGAAATCAGATGTGCTGTTTAAAGACTATATCTACACTTTCCTTAAACAGAAGCAAGAGGCGTCGGGCTACCCTAGCGGAGTTGAAACTCTTCAGACTAAACAGGGTTACATCCGTGACTATAAAGAGAAGCAAGGTATCGATCTCGATCCGGAAAAAATTGTCTACAACCCCGCAAAAAGACAGATTGCCAAACTACTGCTAAATTCTCTCTGGGGAAAACTAGCACAAAGATCAAACCAGCTCTCAACCAGTCTGGTGAGCACACCGCAACGCTTTTTTGAATTTCTCTTTTCTAGCAAGTAcgacatttcacagtttcacttcATAAATGACGATATTGCACTTGTTCAATGGCGCCATAATTCTAGGTGTGTCTTACCCCCAGGCGACGCAAATATTTTTCtagcggcgttcacaacttcttatgcacgacttgaactttacaagcaattagatttgctccaagatcgtgttctgtactgtgacactgattcTATCGTTTACACAAGCAGCCCCTCTGATCAATATAACCCTCCACTCGGTAATTATCTCGGAGATTTGACATCAGAATTAGATCATGGAGACTACATATGCAATTGGAGCGCTGCGGGTCCCAAATCGTATGCCTATCTCACACAACAGGGTAAGGTGACTTTACGTGCTAAAGGGATTacacaaaattatgaaaactgtaaaaaaattaactttgacagcctcacAGATCTGGTAGAGGGATATCTCAGAGAGCCGGACAATCGGCGTGAAATCTCTACACAGTCCTTTTCAGAAATTGCTGCCGTTTCATCCTGGAACTAATAACCAAATGgtaatgtttttccatctgCAAGGAGTCGTCTTTTATCATAGACAACTGCGAAGTTGATTATGCGTTGTTTATTAGTGAGTTCAAAGGCTTTCATATTGCGagtaattttattgtaatgtgtAGAGATTTCACGCCGATTGTCCGGCTCTCTGAGATATCCCTCTACCAGATCTgtgaggctgtcaaagttaatttttttacagttttcataattttgtgtAATCCCTTTAGCACGTAAAGTCACCTTACCCTGTTGTGTGAGATAGGCATACGATTTGGGACCCGCAGCGCTCCAATTGCATATGTAGTCTCCATGATCTAATTCTGATGTCAAATCTCCGAGATAATTACCGAGTGGAGGGTTATATTGATCAGAGGGGCTGCTTGTGTAAACGATAgaatcagtgtcacagtacagaacacgatcttggagcaaatctaattgcttgtaaagttcaagtcgtgcataagaagttgtgaacgccgctaGAAAAATATTTGCGTCGCCTGGGGGTAAGACACACCTAGAATTATGGCGCCATTGAACAAGTGCAATATCGTCATTTATgaagtgaaactgtgaaatgtcgTACTTGCTAGAAAAGAGAAATTCAAAAAAGCGTTGCGGTGTGCTCACCAGACTGGTTGAGAGCTGGTTTGATCTTTGTGCTAGTTTTCCCCAGAGAGAATTTAGCAGTAGTTTGGCAATCTGTCTTTTTGCGGGGTTGTAGACAATTTTTTCCGGATCGAGATCGATACCTTGCTTCTCTTTATAGTCACGGATGTAACCCTGTTTAGTCTGAAGAGTTTCAACTCCGCTAGGGTAGCCCGACGCCTCTTGCTTCTGTTTAAGGAAAGTGTAGATATAGTCTTTAAACAGCACATCTGATTTCTCTTCGAAGTTCCATATTTCGTAAATTTCAGCCAGAAAATACCCCTTTCGCACTGCCTCGATTACTTCTATCGTTACCCACACCCCTTGGAGGGCCCGTTCTTCATCATTGTGTGTACAGTCAGTAGTTTGATTGTTCACGAGTGCACATAATCGACACAGTGTGAAAATTAATTTCCCTTTGTCGTTTCTAATAGGCAGTACAGGGAAAAACAGTTGACGTGGAGGGTAAACTTTAGCATGTATTAATCCAAAGTAATTTTCAATGCTGTCAAAATCCTTTCGAATTATTTTCGGATGCCCTAATGGGtagtgaaaatgtgcatttacaaaCGGATACAACGATGTGAAATCAACGTAATTTACACGCTCACCTGGGCTGACAACATGGCGGAGACGGATAGCAGCCGTACGGCCTCCATATAAGGCTGCTCTGGGATCTAACGGAATTGGTTCTTGAAACCTCTCTAAGAAAGATTTAACATTcgggtctgtttttttctgtacactCCATTCGTGTTCCCACTTGATCACCACAGTTTGCACCTTGTAATCGTTTTGTAATCGATCCAGCCTTTTCAAAGTCTCAGAGTACACCTCACTAAAACAAGTCTTTGACAATGGAGAAACATCACTTCCCATAtaacactttggacagccatgaaaataacagcctagaaattcaaagacaactttccctccatttaactctccatatccatcaactgaataacgcccaaatttaacttcacctccgttcaaagcatgtcttattgaaatcccccgtgagaaggcctcatactcaagccactgtatagacgcatgtgagaaagccttgctgtttgttttgtaattgttaggacagggaatcgcgattgtattgggttttaaaaattttgtttgaaagacattcaaagctgctgaagcaatggtcacactgtcaaaaggatcacagtctgttgtttttatgaattcattacggAAATTGCTTGCACCCTCGGCTAAGATTTCAACATCGTTTTCACAGTAAGATACTAACTCTGCATCATAGTCAAACTCTTGATCTTTGACAGTCTGATACCAGTTAAGGAAATCCTCTCTTTGTTTTGGACTCATTTCGTCAGGTGAGTACATCTCGGCCGGTGGATAGCTTCCTCTAtagccattttttgaaagatcggtAAATCTGTGTGGGAAGTAGCCTTTTTTAAGCTGTGTCTTACATCCCAACGCCTTGGAAAAGTCTCTGAGTGGGATAGGAATAAATGAGAACGAGTCAATAAATTTAAGTTGAAAGTCATTATCCAGGATCAGGATTATTTTACTCCCTTGTGCTATCACAGACGGTGACAAACCTTGAGTTACATAAGCATtcaagatgatatgatgatcaaaacctttgccaaaatgggaaatgaaagttgtctgtttatgttttttctgtcggaaatggagaagaaattttaaagcgcatgaatGCCCCTTCCAGACACGGCGCTCACCATTAAGTGACTGAGCCACCACAAGCACCGGAAGATGGGTTCCAGTGGTTTGAGAAGtctcaaaatcaaaaaatacaatctttttttcatgtatttctttttcagatTTGATTGGTTTTGTACGCATGTAACAGACATGTTTATCTTCGCCGCTTTCAATCATAGAGTTATTAGCTGATGTCTGCTCTAACTCATTGTTACGAGACGACAATgttgttttaggttgtttacAAATTGTGCACATCTTGATAGCACAAGTATGCTCTTTAGGATCTCTGATAGATGTGTAGTACAATGATTTACATCTAGGACATGTTTTATTGGTCTGACACATGCTGGCCATCTTTTTGATTTTCGGATGCCATTTTTTCTCGCGATGTCGTTCGTAGCATTGTCTATTTGTACAGAATCGATTGCAATCAGCACAGTAGGTTTTTTGAATTGGaccctgtttacaatctgtgcaacagatgttgcagcttttttcacagaaatgcttatattgacactgataccctgtgtgacaatgtttacagaaaaacttcacacctagaaatcccttaatattatttatcccgtaaaaatgattattgtgtaAAAGCAGATAGCGTATTGTGTCTCGTTCGGGTGTTCCTGTTTGAAATGTaaccaggttgttgtttttttctctgtcagACGTTTGGTAAAAGATAACAATTTTACACGCTAACAGCTCCTCAAATTTGACAACATCATCGAATGTGACCATTGTATCAGCAGTCAGACCTGCTCTGGTATGGATGTCCCAGCCTGCCTTTATGGCTTCCATCATCGTCAACTTCGGATTTGTCAGTAATGCcagatttacagcaaaacatgtttgatcGGGATTGGGgagtacaaataaatgtcgtgcttttttcttcacaatttcgctcgcaagacatgattcaattcgtctcttaccccctccccgCGGAGCCTtcacaaaattgacaattagcTCAAGCGATCCATCGGTGAAAACAGACATATTACTCTGGACTAATCTGTCTAAAAGTTCCTGTAATTGTGACActgtcccctctccataacgcaCGCTCATTGAGACATCGTCTTGCAAACGATCAGCACGCAGATTAACTTGGATAACGTCATTTGGCTGGACATCAGCTCTGTGAATCATGCTTGAAATCCTATCGCGAAAAccatttgtgacattcaaataaaattcacgAAAATTGGGAATTGCAGATGGTGGTGGAAAGCGAAGGAAAGAGCGAATCTCAACATTATTAAATCTTTCACGGTTTGTGACATGCATGTCATCACTAGTGCAAGGTGCTGGAACATTAACAGCCgcactatttgtgttgtttatccccATAGATGTGGATTGACCCTCATTACTCTGATTGATGACGCTCTCTGTCTGTTCACcctcgcccccaccccccacctgatGGCCTCTTTCCAGAatgttgagtgcatcacaacactgactgtctgatggagaccacgggtcatctatttgactgttgagtgcatcacaacactgactgtctgatggagaccacgggtcatctatttgactgttgagtgcatcacaacactgactgtctgatggagaccaaGGTCCTGAGTCAACATTGCTTTGCGATACGGGCGAAGGAACGGGGGAGGGGTATCTGTACATTTGGAGTAAGGAAATTAGCTCATCAGgggatggaagaaaaacttctcCCCCTCTTTCAGGTGAATCATGCCGAGCCTGAATTGGGCTATTTTGGGGAGAAGGCTGATTAGCCCGGCCTTCAGATCTTTGACAGTTGATCTCTGAGATCAACTGGAGAAGATGCTCTCTAATTTCAGGGGAATTGTTGTGATCTGATTCCGCACTGCTATGCGGAACGGGGGAGGGGTATCTGTACATTTGGAGCAAGGAAATTAGCTCATCAGgggatggaagaaaaacttctcCCCCTCTTTCAGGTGAATCATGCTGAGGCAGAATTGGACTGTTTCGGGGAGAACCCTGATTAGCCCCGCCTTCGGATCTTTCTCGGTTTATCTCAGAGATCAAGTGGAGGAGATGCTCTCTAATTTCAGGGGAATTGTTGTGATCTGGTTCAGCCATTTGTCTTTATCACCCGATCAAAAATTAGTCTTCAAATTGCAACCTGCGATGGACTCTTTGTGGCAGTGTTCTTTGTTCACGAGTGGCACGTCTAGCGTTAGCTGAATATGAATTGACAGAATGCTTGCGTCTAACGTTCTGTCTAAGTTGATTATATATATTCTCAATCATGCGGCGATTTAAACATGCTAtatcatacatgtatcttctgaaCACTTGTTCGACAATTAGCACAGAGGTGTTGAAATCCACTGTTTCAATTCCATCATTGTCTGAGACTATATCCCTCTGATTTAGAGCTTGCATGTCAACATATTCACTTTCACTATctggaaaataatgaaatcTTTCCTGGTTGTAGACTCCAGCGTCAGATGTCTCCTCCTGTCCCGTTTCTTGTCCCACATCggactctgctgtgttttcctcGAATTCTGTGTCGTTTTCTCCCTCTGTCACATCCAGCGTTGAGGGGGTCAGTGGCGCAATCCCTATAACAGAGCAGACTCTGTTATTCATCAACatttacacagtacatacagagataattgttgacataaatatgaattcattaaa
This sequence is a window from Dunckerocampus dactyliophorus isolate RoL2022-P2 chromosome 2, RoL_Ddac_1.1, whole genome shotgun sequence. Protein-coding genes within it:
- the LOC129174361 gene encoding uncharacterized protein LOC129174361 isoform X1, producing the protein MAEPDHNNSPEIREHLLHLISEINRERSEGGANQGSPRNSPILPQHDSPERGGEVFLPSPDELISLLQMYRYPSPVPHSSAESDHNNSPEIREHLLQLISEINCQRSEGRANQPSPQNSPIQARHDSPERGGEVFLPSPDELISLLQMYRYPSPVPSPVSQSNVDSGPWSPSDSQCCDALNSQIDDPWSPSDSQCCDALNSQIDDPWSPSDSQCCDALNILERGHQVGGGGEGEQTESVINQSNEGQSTSMGINNTNSAAVNVPAPCTSDDMHVTNRERFNNVEIRSFLRFPPPSAIPNFREFYLNVTNGFRDRISSMIHRADVQPNDVIQVNLRADRLQDDVSMSVRYGEGTVSQLQELLDRLVQSNMSVFTDGSLELIVNFVKAPRGGGKRRIESCLASEIVKKKARHLFVLPNPDQTCFAVNLALLTNPKLTMMEAIKAGWDIHTRAGLTADTMVTFDDVVKFEELLACKIVIFYQTSDREKNNNLVTFQTGTPERDTIRYLLLHNNHFYGINNIKGFLGVKFFCKHCHTGYQCQYKHFCEKSCNICCTDCKQGPIQKTYCADCNRFCTNRQCYERHREKKWHPKIKKMASMCQTNKTCPRCKSLYYTSIRDPKEHTCAIKMCTICKQPKTTLSSRNNELEQTSANNSMIESGEDKHVCYMRTKPIKSEKEIHEKKIVFFDFETSQTTGTHLPVLVVAQSLNGERRVWKGHSCALKFLLHFRQKKHKQTTFISHFGKGFDHHIILNAYVTQGLSPSVIAQGSKIILILDNDFQLKFIDSFSFIPIPLRDFSKALGCKTQLKKGYFPHRFTDLSKNGYRGSYPPAEMYSPDEMSPKQREDFLNWYQTVKDQEFDYDAELVSYCENDVEILAEGASNFRNEFIKTTDCDPFDSVTIASAALNVFQTKFLKPNTIAIPCPNNYKTNSKAFSHASIQWLEYEAFSRGISIRHALNGGEVKFGRYSVDGYGELNGGKVVFEFLGCYFHGCPKCYMGSDVSPLSKTCFSEVYSETLKRLDRLQNDYKVQTVVIKWEHEWSVQKKTDPNVKSFLERFQEPIPLDPRAALYGGRTAAIRLRHVVSPGERVNYVDFTSLYPFVNAHFHYPLGHPKIIRKDFDSIENYFGLIHAKVYPPRQLFFPVLPIRNDKGKLIFTLCRLCALVNNQTTDCTHNDEERALQGVWVTIEVIEAVRKGYFLAEIYEIWNFEEKSDVLFKDYIYTFLKQKQEASGYPSGVETLQTKQGYIRDYKEKQGIDLDPEKIVYNPAKRQIAKLLLNSLWGKLAQRSNQLSTSLVSTPQRFFEFLFSSKYDISQFHFINDDIALVQWRHNSRCVLPPGDANIFLAAFTTSYARLELYKQLDLLQDRVLYCDTDSIVYTSSPSDQYNPPLGNYLGDLTSELDHGDYICNWSAAGPKSYAYLTQQGKVTLRAKGITQNYENCKKINFDSLTDLVEGYLREPDNRREISTHYNKITRNMKAFELTNKQRIINFAVVYDKRRLLADGKTLPFGY
- the LOC129174361 gene encoding uncharacterized protein LOC129174361 isoform X2 — encoded protein: MGCCMRAASSPIEVIDLTSPPPVALVSPVQNPMQGFNVDFITPQNQAQGFAEGDRSTIDGGVWGQTSGFVENTLTPPVQNPLHFIVGFTSPNSSHGIAPLTPSTLDVTEGENDTEFEENTAESDVGQETGQEETSDAGVYNQERFHYFPDSESEYVDMQALNQRDIVSDNDGIETVDFNTSVLIVEQVFRRYMYDIACLNRRMIENIYNQLRQNVRRKHSVNSYSANARRATREQRTLPQRVHRRLQFED